One stretch of Anaerolineales bacterium DNA includes these proteins:
- a CDS encoding NADH-quinone oxidoreductase subunit NuoF encodes MAEHILLRHRVIPGLDQIDTYRQNEGFIALRKAVTSMDPDDVTNEVKASGLRGRGGAGFPTGLKWSFIDGNNWPHYVVANADESEPGTFKDREILEGNPYQFLEGVAICCYAVKANHGYIYLRGEFWPIAQKLDQCIREMEAAGFLGDKLFGTNISLHLHTHLGAGAYICGEESAMLESIEGKLGQPRLRPPFPPAVGLYNKPTIVNNVETLTNVPFIINRGATWYRTIGTEKSPGPKIFSLSGCVNRPGNYELPLGTSFRELIMDHGRGIPGGHKIKAIMAAGASSSLIVANDEALNTLMDYESVPKLGAQLGSASVIVIDDSVDIPWLINKTIHFFAHESCGKCTPCREGTYWMRHLTERISTGEATKNDVELLHEVASQMKGKCLCALGEFSIEAPISGIERFPADFEAATAKSNA; translated from the coding sequence ATGGCAGAACATATCCTCCTCCGTCACCGTGTCATCCCCGGCCTGGACCAGATCGATACCTACCGCCAGAACGAGGGTTTTATCGCCTTACGTAAGGCAGTCACCAGCATGGACCCCGATGACGTCACCAACGAAGTCAAGGCTTCCGGCTTGCGGGGCAGGGGTGGGGCAGGTTTCCCTACGGGGTTGAAGTGGTCATTTATTGATGGGAACAACTGGCCACATTATGTTGTTGCCAATGCCGATGAATCGGAACCGGGTACATTTAAAGATCGCGAGATACTGGAAGGTAATCCCTACCAGTTCCTGGAAGGGGTGGCGATTTGCTGCTATGCGGTGAAAGCTAACCACGGTTATATTTACCTCAGGGGTGAATTTTGGCCTATCGCCCAAAAGCTGGATCAATGCATCAGGGAGATGGAAGCGGCAGGATTCCTGGGCGATAAGTTGTTTGGCACCAACATATCGCTTCACCTGCACACTCACCTGGGGGCAGGAGCCTACATTTGTGGGGAAGAGTCGGCCATGCTCGAATCGATCGAGGGCAAGCTTGGCCAGCCCCGCTTGCGCCCGCCATTCCCTCCGGCGGTGGGCTTATACAACAAGCCAACCATCGTCAATAACGTTGAAACCCTGACCAATGTGCCTTTCATAATTAACCGTGGCGCAACCTGGTATCGCACCATCGGCACCGAGAAAAGCCCGGGCCCGAAAATCTTCAGCCTGTCCGGCTGTGTCAACCGGCCCGGAAATTATGAGCTTCCACTCGGCACCAGCTTTCGCGAGCTGATCATGGACCATGGGCGCGGTATCCCCGGCGGGCATAAGATCAAGGCCATCATGGCGGCTGGCGCCTCCTCCTCATTGATTGTTGCCAATGATGAGGCCTTGAACACGTTGATGGACTACGAAAGTGTCCCCAAGCTTGGGGCACAGCTGGGTTCGGCTTCGGTTATTGTCATCGATGATTCGGTTGATATCCCCTGGCTGATTAACAAGACCATCCACTTTTTTGCTCATGAATCGTGCGGCAAGTGTACACCCTGCCGGGAAGGCACGTACTGGATGAGGCACCTTACCGAACGGATCAGCACGGGTGAAGCCACAAAGAATGATGTTGAGCTGTTGCACGAGGTTGCCAGTCAAATGAAAGGTAAATGCCTGTGTGCCTTGGGTGAGTTCTCCATTGAAGCCCCCATCTCAGGCATTGAACGCTTCCCAGCAGATTTTGAAGCTGCCACCGCCAAATCCAATGCATAG
- a CDS encoding NADH-quinone oxidoreductase subunit D (Catalyzes the transfer of electrons from NADH to quinone) has translation MTEQPLEYDFPELKHLVSERALKGETVLLNMGPQHPSTHGVLRLLLELDGEVIVNCIPDVGFLHTGIEKNMEAKRWELAEVMTDRTDYLNNTGNNLAYCLAIEKLADLDVPPRAQAVRVILAELERISNHLVWLGTQALDLAAQSMFLYCFRERESILDIKELCSGQRMMTTFFRPGGLWRDIPAEFEIAVRRFLRMFPGRIKQYEALLTKNPIFTDRTKKIGRISADQAISLSLTGPVLRGSGVAYDVRKAQPYSGYEQYDFVIPTGTHGDVYDRYLVRIEEMRQSLRIIQQALDKLPLGPFRSNNRKYVPPPRAELGTSMEAVIHHFKLWTEGFKVPKGATYLPVESPKGELGYYLESNGGNQPYRIHMRTPSFLGIQALPVLAKGHLVADLVAIIGSVDIVLGDCDR, from the coding sequence ATGACGGAACAGCCACTGGAATACGATTTTCCTGAATTGAAGCATCTTGTTTCCGAACGCGCCCTCAAAGGTGAGACTGTTTTATTGAACATGGGCCCCCAGCACCCCAGCACACATGGTGTGCTGCGCTTGCTGCTTGAGCTGGACGGTGAGGTCATTGTGAACTGCATCCCGGATGTTGGCTTCCTGCACACCGGGATCGAGAAGAACATGGAAGCCAAGCGTTGGGAGCTAGCCGAAGTGATGACCGACCGGACTGATTATCTCAATAACACCGGTAATAACCTGGCCTACTGCCTGGCCATCGAGAAGCTGGCTGATCTGGACGTCCCACCCCGTGCACAGGCGGTGCGCGTCATTCTGGCTGAGCTGGAACGCATCTCCAACCACCTGGTGTGGCTGGGGACGCAGGCGCTCGACCTGGCTGCCCAATCCATGTTTCTCTATTGCTTTCGCGAGCGCGAATCCATCCTCGATATCAAGGAATTGTGTTCAGGCCAGCGCATGATGACCACCTTCTTCAGGCCGGGTGGGCTGTGGCGCGATATTCCGGCTGAATTTGAGATCGCGGTTCGCCGCTTTCTACGCATGTTCCCTGGCCGCATCAAACAGTATGAAGCGTTGCTCACCAAGAACCCAATCTTCACTGACCGGACCAAGAAAATCGGTCGGATCAGCGCCGATCAAGCAATATCCTTGTCCCTGACTGGTCCTGTGCTGAGAGGATCAGGTGTGGCTTATGATGTGCGCAAAGCCCAGCCTTATTCAGGGTACGAGCAGTACGATTTTGTCATCCCAACCGGTACCCATGGTGATGTCTATGACCGGTACCTGGTGCGCATTGAAGAAATGCGCCAATCCTTGCGTATCATCCAGCAAGCCCTGGATAAACTGCCTCTCGGTCCGTTCCGCTCGAACAACCGCAAGTACGTACCTCCACCCCGGGCTGAACTGGGCACCAGCATGGAGGCAGTCATCCACCACTTTAAATTATGGACCGAAGGATTTAAGGTGCCTAAGGGTGCGACATACTTGCCAGTTGAATCACCAAAAGGTGAATTAGGCTACTACCTGGAAAGCAACGGGGGCAATCAACCTTACCGAATACACATGCGCACACCGTCCTTCCTGGGCATCCAGGCCCTTCCAGTTCTGGCCAAAGGCCACCTGGTCGCTGATCTGGTCGCCATCATTGGCAGCGTTGATATTGTTTTGGGAGATTGTGACCGGTGA
- a CDS encoding NADH-quinone oxidoreductase subunit C, which translates to MSYPPTLIAQPEQIVEISQALRDEYKFNLLCELTAVDYWPEEEPRFNMLYGYYSISENSRMAIRVPLNGDHPTIQTISGVYPGANWHEREVWDMFGIKFENHPDLRRVLMPYDWEGHPLRKDYPLGYEEPQFTFNYDEIDKRKHHGRYEEA; encoded by the coding sequence ATGAGCTATCCGCCTACTTTGATCGCCCAGCCGGAACAGATTGTGGAGATCAGTCAGGCTCTCCGGGATGAATATAAATTCAACCTCTTGTGTGAGCTGACTGCAGTGGATTATTGGCCGGAGGAAGAGCCGCGTTTCAACATGCTCTATGGCTACTATTCGATCTCTGAGAACTCGCGCATGGCGATCAGAGTACCGTTGAATGGCGACCACCCAACCATTCAAACCATATCCGGTGTATATCCGGGGGCAAACTGGCATGAACGTGAAGTGTGGGATATGTTCGGGATCAAGTTTGAGAACCACCCCGACCTTCGCCGGGTATTGATGCCCTACGACTGGGAAGGGCACCCTCTCCGCAAGGATTACCCCCTGGGTTATGAAGAACCTCAGTTTACCTTTAATTATGATGAAATAGATAAGCGGAAGCACCATGGCCGCTACGAAGAGGCCTAG
- a CDS encoding NADH-quinone oxidoreductase subunit B: MGIEQKAGNFGVVTVGLEQAVDWARINAMWPMLFGLACCAIEMMSAQASHYDMSRFGMELMRASPRQSDLMIVAGRVARKMAPVLRRLYDQLPDPKWVISMGDCASCSGVFNNYALLQGVDEVVPVDVYVAGCPPRPEALIHGVITLYEKVKGEKLGSWV; encoded by the coding sequence ATGGGAATAGAGCAAAAAGCTGGTAACTTTGGTGTGGTCACAGTCGGCCTTGAACAAGCGGTTGACTGGGCGCGCATCAATGCCATGTGGCCGATGCTTTTTGGTTTGGCATGCTGCGCGATCGAGATGATGAGCGCCCAGGCTTCGCACTATGACATGAGCCGCTTTGGAATGGAGCTGATGCGCGCCAGCCCCAGGCAATCGGACCTGATGATTGTCGCCGGGAGGGTTGCCCGTAAGATGGCGCCGGTGCTGCGACGTTTATATGACCAGCTTCCCGATCCCAAGTGGGTGATCTCCATGGGCGACTGTGCTTCGTGCAGTGGAGTTTTTAATAATTACGCCTTGCTCCAGGGAGTGGATGAAGTGGTACCAGTCGATGTGTATGTGGCTGGCTGCCCGCCACGCCCTGAAGCCTTAATTCACGGGGTAATCACCTTGTACGAAAAAGTTAAAGGCGAAAAGCTTGGTTCGTGGGTTTAA
- a CDS encoding NADH-quinone oxidoreductase subunit A translates to MLASYIPVAVIVILSILFAFLIIALGMLFGPRRKTARKLMPYESGMTPIGPGTRRVPVRFYLVAVLFILFDIEIIFIIPWAVILKQFVQAGSGVFALVEMVIFVVILMIGLFYAWKKGALEWE, encoded by the coding sequence ATGCTGGCTTCCTATATCCCTGTCGCTGTCATTGTCATCCTTTCTATCCTATTCGCCTTCCTGATCATCGCTTTAGGCATGCTGTTCGGTCCCAGGCGAAAAACGGCGCGCAAGTTAATGCCATATGAATCGGGTATGACCCCCATTGGCCCGGGCACCCGCCGGGTACCAGTGCGTTTTTACCTGGTAGCAGTCCTCTTCATCCTCTTCGATATTGAAATCATTTTTATCATCCCTTGGGCAGTGATCCTAAAACAATTCGTTCAGGCCGGTTCAGGTGTATTCGCTCTGGTGGAGATGGTTATCTTTGTTGTTATTTTGATGATCGGCCTTTTTTACGCCTGGAAGAAAGGAGCACTGGAATGGGAATAG
- a CDS encoding RNA polymerase sigma factor RpoD has product MARKRNANREEIAGVEGFTDEDDKQQPANSVDDVDDLVSELDEEVIIDEPDEDLIAQASQGLSEVAEDETFDMLSPALEGELSEDPVRLYLREIGEIELLSVDHEFWLATRIEAARRVNVLMRDHPIARRGQQITTNIYMALSDELIISWSRLAEDTQRLGYDTPDFTKIHMEALQLRQTWAITTPSYLRAYLDNGRWGVDHFWDQVARNALTVFIFLYLLPEETAMAADNFFAQKHKMPSLAPYLVEQASEGEPKKRARKTPSAEDKTHEEDLVRLPAESQLRSTLEEVQFRAQESRQMLIRSNLRLVVSVAKRYLGRGSSFLDLIQEGNLGLLRAVSKFDPSRGYKFSTYATWWIRQSISRSIADQARTIRIPVHIFETFNRLMQVQRQLTQTLGRSPTPEELALEADFVDAKDKQLIQRVKGEPSLIPHEVHMRWNQAASKVVQVLRAAEEPVSLESPVGSEDNSMLGDFIEDEEAQEPMDAAAREMLREQVKNALAVLSPREREVLEMRFGLLDGKDHTLEEVGQAFNVTRERIRQIEAKALRKLRHPTRSRHLRDFLS; this is encoded by the coding sequence ATGGCTCGCAAGCGAAATGCTAACCGCGAAGAAATCGCAGGTGTTGAGGGTTTTACTGATGAGGATGACAAGCAACAGCCGGCCAATTCGGTTGATGATGTTGACGATTTGGTCTCGGAGCTGGATGAAGAAGTAATCATTGATGAGCCTGATGAGGATCTGATAGCCCAAGCTAGCCAGGGTTTGAGCGAGGTCGCTGAAGATGAAACTTTCGATATGCTCAGCCCCGCTTTGGAAGGTGAGCTTAGCGAAGACCCGGTCAGGCTGTACCTCAGGGAAATTGGCGAGATCGAGCTGCTCAGCGTCGATCACGAGTTTTGGCTGGCTACTCGCATCGAAGCTGCCCGCCGGGTAAATGTGTTGATGCGTGACCACCCAATTGCCCGCCGCGGGCAGCAGATCACTACCAACATCTATATGGCGCTATCGGATGAGCTCATTATCAGCTGGAGCAGGCTGGCTGAAGACACCCAGCGCCTGGGTTATGATACCCCGGATTTTACAAAGATTCATATGGAAGCTCTTCAGCTCAGGCAAACCTGGGCTATCACCACGCCTTCCTACCTGCGTGCATATCTCGACAATGGGCGGTGGGGCGTAGATCATTTTTGGGACCAGGTTGCTCGCAATGCATTGACAGTCTTCATCTTCCTGTACCTGCTGCCAGAAGAAACTGCCATGGCTGCGGATAACTTCTTCGCCCAAAAGCACAAAATGCCTTCTCTCGCCCCATATCTAGTCGAACAAGCAAGTGAAGGTGAGCCGAAAAAGAGAGCCAGGAAAACCCCCTCAGCTGAAGATAAAACCCATGAAGAGGACTTGGTCAGGCTTCCCGCTGAAAGCCAGCTCAGGTCCACCCTTGAAGAGGTCCAGTTTCGCGCACAGGAATCGCGCCAGATGCTCATCCGATCAAACCTGCGTTTAGTGGTAAGCGTCGCCAAGCGCTACCTTGGGAGAGGCAGCTCATTCCTCGACCTCATCCAGGAGGGGAATCTTGGTTTGCTACGAGCGGTATCTAAGTTTGACCCTTCCAGGGGCTATAAATTCAGCACATATGCCACCTGGTGGATACGCCAGTCCATCAGCCGCTCGATCGCAGACCAGGCGCGCACCATACGCATCCCGGTGCATATCTTTGAGACCTTCAACCGCCTGATGCAGGTGCAGCGCCAGCTGACCCAAACCTTGGGACGGTCGCCCACCCCTGAAGAATTGGCTCTGGAAGCTGATTTCGTGGATGCCAAGGACAAGCAGCTGATCCAGAGAGTGAAAGGTGAACCCAGCCTGATACCCCATGAGGTGCATATGCGCTGGAACCAGGCGGCTTCCAAGGTGGTGCAGGTACTGCGGGCAGCTGAAGAACCGGTGTCGTTGGAGAGCCCGGTCGGCAGCGAAGACAACTCGATGTTGGGTGATTTTATTGAAGATGAAGAAGCCCAGGAACCCATGGACGCGGCTGCCAGGGAAATGTTACGTGAGCAAGTGAAGAATGCTCTGGCAGTGCTCTCGCCGCGCGAGCGTGAGGTGTTGGAAATGCGCTTTGGCTTGCTGGATGGTAAGGACCACACTCTTGAAGAGGTTGGTCAAGCGTTCAATGTCACCCGCGAGCGTATCCGCCAGATTGAAGCCAAAGCCCTGCGCAAGCTGCGCCACCCGACTCGCAGCAGGCACTTGCGTGACTTCTTGAGTTGA
- a CDS encoding DNA primase — MSSIDEIKSRIDIVDLVSESVQLKHSGKNYTGFCPFHPNTRTPSFAVFPSTGTWRCFGQCNEGGDIFTFTMKKQGWDFAEALNYLADRAGVQLKPQTPEEVVAEEEHAQLRALLDEAATYYRHQLRNTPNGLKALDYLKKRGLTDEIIETFGLGYAPDAREALIQYFKSKGREESQLREAGLVSERDDGSIYDKFRHRIMFPIRDGRSRMAGFGGRILDPDDLPKFLNSPQTPVFDKSGLLYGLERARNAIRAQDQVVIVEGYFDVIALHQAGFTNTVSPMGTALTEHQLRLLKHLTQRYILALDPDTAGDKATLRGLQIARQTMDRETEPVFDAHGLIAHESRLHADIRVTTLPEGMDPDDVVKRDPLEWQQILENAKPVVVHVMETLARGRDVNDPKTKADIAAQVLPLINEVPNAIEREAYRQQLARLIRVEERMLTGGGGLARPTRRRPRTAPSPEKEPVPEIAVQTGNARLEAHCLGILVRRPELLFHVDRALHESHLIPLSRQDFESAEYQAVFMLVKESLAQDQTEPMNYVLNRLSLLLMETVDGLLERTEKLDPREARVLEDMMRAVLEIRRRQVTEVINQLRYQMDEAVKTGEPRSKEYEESITKCTRSLRNLHQAKEKFMIAR; from the coding sequence ATGTCATCCATCGATGAGATCAAATCTCGCATAGATATCGTTGACCTTGTGTCAGAGTCGGTGCAGCTCAAGCATTCCGGCAAGAATTACACAGGTTTCTGCCCATTCCACCCCAACACGCGCACGCCTTCGTTTGCGGTATTTCCCTCCACCGGCACGTGGCGTTGTTTTGGGCAGTGCAACGAAGGTGGGGACATCTTTACTTTCACCATGAAAAAACAGGGCTGGGATTTTGCCGAAGCCCTGAACTACCTGGCAGACCGGGCGGGTGTACAGCTCAAACCCCAGACTCCCGAGGAGGTCGTTGCTGAAGAAGAGCATGCCCAGCTGCGTGCCCTGCTAGATGAAGCGGCTACCTATTACAGACACCAGCTGCGTAATACGCCCAATGGACTGAAAGCGTTGGATTACCTGAAAAAGCGGGGTTTGACGGATGAGATCATCGAAACCTTTGGGCTGGGTTATGCCCCCGATGCTCGCGAGGCTCTTATCCAATACTTCAAGAGCAAAGGCCGGGAAGAGTCACAGCTGCGAGAAGCCGGTCTGGTATCCGAACGGGATGATGGCTCGATCTACGATAAATTCAGGCACCGCATCATGTTCCCCATACGTGATGGCCGCAGCCGCATGGCAGGTTTCGGGGGACGTATTCTCGACCCAGATGACCTGCCTAAGTTCCTGAACTCACCCCAGACCCCTGTTTTTGATAAGAGTGGCCTGCTGTATGGACTGGAACGTGCCCGTAATGCCATACGAGCGCAAGACCAGGTGGTGATCGTCGAGGGTTACTTCGATGTAATCGCCTTGCACCAGGCAGGTTTCACCAACACTGTGTCTCCCATGGGCACCGCCCTTACCGAACACCAGCTGCGCCTGTTAAAACACCTCACCCAGCGTTATATCCTGGCGCTTGATCCCGACACTGCCGGGGATAAAGCTACACTACGGGGCTTGCAGATCGCCCGGCAGACCATGGATCGCGAGACGGAGCCGGTATTTGATGCCCATGGACTGATCGCCCACGAGTCGCGCCTGCATGCGGATATCCGTGTCACTACCCTGCCGGAGGGCATGGACCCCGATGATGTGGTCAAGCGTGATCCGCTTGAGTGGCAGCAAATCCTGGAGAATGCCAAGCCAGTGGTCGTGCACGTCATGGAGACCCTGGCGCGTGGCCGGGATGTGAATGACCCCAAGACAAAAGCCGATATCGCTGCCCAGGTGTTGCCGCTGATTAACGAAGTGCCCAACGCCATCGAACGCGAAGCCTACCGGCAGCAGCTTGCCCGCCTGATCCGGGTAGAGGAACGCATGCTAACAGGCGGGGGAGGCCTCGCTCGCCCCACTCGCCGGCGCCCTCGAACAGCGCCTTCGCCCGAGAAGGAGCCTGTTCCTGAGATTGCCGTCCAAACCGGGAACGCCCGCCTGGAGGCTCATTGCCTGGGGATCCTGGTACGCCGGCCAGAGCTCTTGTTCCATGTCGACCGTGCCCTGCATGAATCACACCTGATCCCGCTCTCAAGGCAGGACTTCGAAAGCGCCGAGTACCAGGCAGTCTTCATGCTTGTGAAGGAATCGCTGGCTCAAGACCAAACTGAACCGATGAATTACGTATTAAATCGCTTGTCTCTGTTGCTAATGGAGACCGTGGATGGATTGTTGGAACGCACGGAAAAACTCGATCCACGCGAAGCGCGCGTATTGGAAGATATGATGCGGGCAGTGCTTGAGATCCGCCGCCGGCAGGTTACGGAGGTGATCAACCAGCTACGCTATCAAATGGATGAAGCGGTGAAGACCGGTGAGCCGCGCAGTAAGGAATATGAAGAAAGTATTACCAAATGTACCCGGTCATTGAGAAACCTGCACCAGGCCAAGGAAAAGTTCATGATTGCCCGCTAA
- a CDS encoding ArsR family transcriptional regulator, producing MNTLNVQNDEQLLTFFKALADANRLKIVGLLAQKPYTVEQLAAMLEVRPPTVSHHLKMLSEAGLVSAKAESYYNLYQLEPGVLEQIARRLVAQDKLPSMAAEVDLQAYDRMVLHNILLPDGRLKVIPAQRKKREVVLKHILKDFEPGIHYTEAQVNEILSHYHADTATLRREMITYKFMQRSGGEYWRIDGEQPS from the coding sequence ATGAACACGCTAAATGTGCAAAATGATGAACAGTTGTTGACCTTTTTCAAGGCCCTGGCGGATGCTAACCGGTTGAAGATCGTTGGTTTACTTGCCCAAAAACCGTATACCGTCGAGCAACTGGCCGCCATGCTTGAGGTACGCCCTCCCACGGTGTCACATCACCTGAAGATGCTCTCCGAGGCTGGTTTGGTCAGCGCTAAAGCTGAAAGTTACTACAACCTGTACCAGCTGGAGCCGGGTGTGCTGGAGCAGATCGCCAGGCGGTTGGTTGCTCAGGACAAGCTTCCCAGCATGGCGGCTGAAGTGGACCTGCAAGCCTATGATCGGATGGTGCTACACAATATATTACTGCCAGATGGCAGGCTGAAAGTGATCCCTGCTCAACGCAAGAAACGTGAGGTGGTGCTCAAGCACATCCTCAAAGATTTTGAGCCTGGGATACATTACACAGAAGCACAGGTTAATGAGATCCTTTCTCATTACCACGCAGATACCGCTACCCTGCGGCGCGAGATGATCACATACAAGTTCATGCAGCGGTCTGGTGGAGAATACTGGAGAATCGATGGCGAACAGCCATCTTGA
- a CDS encoding ArsR family transcriptional regulator: MANSHLEGRIKMNTSSDSQEELMNFMKSLADAERMKIAGLLGVEALTASQVAERLKMKPAEAAHHLEVLVQAGLAQKEGNAYCLDSRALEALSRRMLAQSRPPAPQYEGDEFEVKTLRSYLNRDGTLKSIPNQHKKLMVILNHLVKDFERGVKYPESQVNQMLRRYHEDTAALRRYMVDNGLLQRNKGIYWRTEVDV, from the coding sequence ATGGCGAACAGCCATCTTGAAGGAAGAATAAAAATGAACACATCATCTGATAGTCAAGAAGAACTCATGAACTTTATGAAGTCATTGGCAGACGCCGAGCGGATGAAGATCGCCGGGCTGCTGGGCGTGGAAGCCCTGACCGCCAGCCAGGTGGCTGAACGGCTGAAGATGAAACCGGCTGAAGCTGCACATCATCTGGAGGTGCTGGTTCAGGCGGGTTTGGCACAGAAGGAAGGCAATGCCTACTGCTTAGACAGCCGCGCCCTGGAAGCGTTATCGCGCCGCATGTTGGCCCAATCGCGCCCCCCTGCCCCTCAATATGAAGGAGACGAATTTGAAGTCAAGACTTTACGTTCCTATCTCAACCGTGATGGCACTCTAAAATCCATCCCTAACCAACACAAAAAGCTGATGGTGATCCTGAATCACCTGGTGAAAGATTTCGAGCGGGGTGTGAAGTACCCGGAAAGCCAGGTCAACCAGATGCTCCGGCGTTACCATGAGGATACCGCTGCTTTGCGCCGCTATATGGTGGATAATGGCCTGCTCCAGCGAAACAAGGGCATATACTGGCGAACCGAAGTGGACGTTTAA
- a CDS encoding SAM-dependent methyltransferase: MTSPNNPEQRLGASFRDPSGFLFQRDGILYRQINHVYREQYDLLMSSGLYARLAGAGLLIPHREVDTAPVDPLAASRVIQPELLPFISYPYEWCFSQLKDAALATLYIQNLALQAGMVLKDASAYNIQFMDGKPILIDTLSFERYREGEPWVAYRQYCQHFLAPLALMAHRDIRLGQLLRVHLDGVPLDLASALLPRRTHYSFGLATHIHLHASAQKRYAGGKQDKVVSSRKISKLSLLGLIDSLENATRKLDWKPAGTEWGDYYAASAGHYSPPAMEHKRQVVTQYLERVQPARVWDLGANTGDFSRLASEMGASTLAMDVDPAAVEINYLRMKEQAEHNLLPLIMDFSNPSPSLGWHGHERLSLLQRGSADVVLALAIIHHLAISNNVPLFLLADYFHELGHWLIIEWVPKDDSQVQVLLSSRSDIFIDYHQDGFESAFSRYFNIDDRTPIIDSGRVLYLMEKKF; this comes from the coding sequence ATGACCTCACCAAACAACCCTGAGCAGCGTTTAGGTGCTTCGTTTCGCGACCCGAGTGGTTTCCTGTTCCAACGCGACGGGATCTTATACCGGCAGATCAACCATGTGTACCGGGAACAATATGACCTGCTGATGAGCTCTGGGCTGTACGCCAGGTTGGCAGGCGCAGGGCTGCTCATCCCCCATCGCGAAGTTGATACGGCCCCCGTCGACCCATTAGCAGCTTCCCGGGTCATCCAACCCGAGTTATTGCCTTTCATCTCTTATCCGTATGAATGGTGTTTCAGCCAGCTCAAGGATGCTGCCCTGGCTACCCTGTATATCCAAAACCTTGCCTTACAAGCGGGAATGGTGCTTAAAGATGCCAGCGCCTACAATATCCAGTTTATGGACGGGAAGCCCATCCTGATCGATACGCTGTCCTTCGAACGTTACCGGGAAGGTGAGCCCTGGGTTGCCTACCGCCAATACTGCCAGCATTTCCTGGCGCCCCTGGCACTCATGGCTCATCGCGATATCCGCTTGGGGCAGCTGCTGCGGGTGCACCTGGATGGCGTGCCACTCGATCTCGCTTCAGCGCTGCTGCCCAGACGCACGCATTATTCCTTTGGCCTGGCCACGCACATACACTTGCACGCATCCGCGCAAAAACGCTATGCTGGTGGCAAGCAGGATAAAGTCGTTTCATCCAGGAAAATTAGCAAACTATCGTTATTGGGGTTGATTGACAGCCTGGAGAATGCCACTCGTAAGCTGGACTGGAAGCCAGCCGGTACCGAGTGGGGCGACTACTACGCTGCATCTGCTGGCCATTATTCTCCTCCTGCCATGGAACACAAGCGGCAGGTGGTTACCCAATACCTGGAGCGTGTTCAACCAGCCAGGGTGTGGGATCTGGGGGCGAATACGGGTGATTTCAGTCGCCTGGCTTCTGAGATGGGTGCTTCAACCCTGGCGATGGATGTCGACCCGGCTGCAGTGGAGATCAACTACCTGCGTATGAAGGAGCAGGCAGAGCACAATTTACTTCCCCTGATCATGGATTTCAGCAACCCATCGCCTTCACTCGGCTGGCATGGCCACGAACGCCTGTCACTCCTCCAACGCGGCTCCGCAGATGTAGTGCTGGCCCTGGCGATCATCCATCACCTGGCGATTTCGAATAATGTGCCTCTCTTCCTCCTGGCAGATTACTTTCATGAACTTGGTCACTGGCTGATCATCGAATGGGTACCTAAGGATGATTCACAGGTTCAGGTGCTCCTGTCCAGCCGGTCTGATATTTTCATAGATTACCATCAGGATGGATTCGAATCTGCCTTCAGCAGGTATTTTAATATCGATGACCGGACACCGATCATCGATTCCGGCCGGGTGCTCTACCTGATGGAGAAAAAGTTTTAA